Below is a genomic region from Dryobates pubescens isolate bDryPub1 chromosome 33, bDryPub1.pri, whole genome shotgun sequence.
cacagcagtgtttttgTGGCATTGTGCACAATGCCATGGTTGTGTATGCTGGGGGCTGTCTGAATGTGAACAATTACCACCAGTGGCTCTGTTGAGGCAGCCACCTTGCAATCACCAATGCAGgctgtaaacagtctctctacaactacctgaaaggaggttgaagtgaggtggggatGGGTCTCCCCTCTCAAGGAACTGGTaataggaccagaggaaatggcctcaagttgccccaggggaggtttggtttggctattaggaaaaccATCTTTCGTGCAAGAGTCTCTGGAGGTCTGCTGCTAGAGGTTCTGAGGGGTGTCCTGAGTACAAGGCGTACAAGCAGCAATCTGGACAAATGGCAGATACTTGATGTGGGGCCTGAGCTGAGTGTTGGGACACACAGGCTTGCAGACATTGAGGATACTTATGATGACAGAAAATTATGTGTCTGGATGTCAAATGGCTTTAGTGATGTAACAGGAGTGAGAGTTATCCCTATCATGGCTGGTGTTTGATCCTGCTCCAGGTGGTGATTTCACCCTCCTGTATAACTACAAAGTGCTGCTCTTCTATCTCACCACCAAGCCTCCAGTGAGCTACTGGGATAAGTTCTAACAGGGTTCAGTGGCAATAGGATTAGATCCATCACCAGCTTGATCCTGAAAAGTGGGAGGCAGGACAAGCCAGCATGTGATAGCAGAACAAATGAACAGGAAAGAGGTTTTGTCACCTCATGCAAAATAAAATTTCTTATCTTGAAAGATTTCCTGTGCCAATCTCCTGTGTTATGCACTCCCTAATTTACACGTTGGGAAAAGAATAATTGCACACCATtgcattgggtttttttccccccttccctgccAGGTGGTTCCTTTAAACGTGCTAACTTCAAAATTATTCATCATCCAAATGTTCCATCAGTAGCAGGGAAGAGTAGAAAGAATTATTGCAATGACTGGGTGCAAATGGAGCAGAACAGAAGTGGTGCTGATGAAAACAACCAGTTGGGCTTCTGTTGTACAGCAATGTGAAGCAGACAACACAGAAGACAAGTCTTAGGGGACTTCTTTATTTGTCATTCCTGCCTAAAATCTCCTAAGGTGGTGTCTGTGTTTGTTCTTTCCCCTCTGCAGACACTGACACCGGTGCTTGCTCTGGCAGTATCAACAGTTGCCTTTGGATCTGGTTTCCAGTTTGGCTACAACACAGCCTCGGTTAATTCTCCAGCCCCGGTAGGTTGGCCTGTGGAAGGGAGCATGACCAAAGTGGCAGTTTGCAAACTGAGAAGGCAGCCAGGTAACAGCAGACTGCAGGTGTTGCTGGGCTTGTTCTGCATGCTTTGAGTCACCAGGCAACTGGGGAAAAgtggttccttgggagaggaAATGGGAGATGTTAAGATGTTTGGTCTTTGCCCAGCATCAGGAACTTCTTACTTCTGGAATGCAGGGGAATCTCCTAAAGCACGATAACTTGGAGTAACAGTTATCTAGTCCAGgcttctccatccctctcttgcatttcttttccctcttagCCATTCTGGGGTTTATCAGCATATAttttggggggcaggagggggaaatcTGTGGTATTTGTGGGTAATGAGCTTTTCCAGCTTGAAAACTTGACTGTGTTAAAGGTATTCTGTCTTTCATTCCAGTGCATGCAGGACTTTTACAACCAAACCTACATCAACAGGACTGACAAGCCTATGGATAGTGCCTTCTTGACATTACTCTGGTCTCTTACTGTGTCCATGTACCCTCTGGGAGGCCTTTTTGGATGCCTCCTGATGTGGCCTCTAGTCAAAAAGTGTGGCCGGTATGTGACAGTGGTGCTTGGGAGCCTTCATCACCTGTTTGCTGGGTTCAGATAAGATTTGCCTCACAACTCACTCCAGCTGaccagggctgccaggagcaTGTGTCTTGCACACCTTGATTGTAAAGCAGATGGGCTGCTGATTAGTTGCTGGACTCAGCAATACACCTTATCTCCCTCATGTAGAAGACATTTCTGGATTCAATTTAGTCAGGCCCTGGCTGCACCCTGGGCACTGAGCCAGGTAGAGGGCAATGATGAAAGTCCTGGGGTGGGATCACAGTCAGGCGCAGCTTGTGCTGCTTGGGTCCTCCTGAGAAACTTCAGCTCATTCTTCAAGCCTTCATTCCCTGTAGGACAAACAACACATTGGGATAATCAGCATCTTCTCTTTGATTAGTCTTTGGGGTGGTGATTCACTTGAGTTTTGTCAGCATAACACAGAGGGCCTTTATCTGCTACTAAGGCTGACATAAAAATAAACTGACTCTGTCTCCTTCCCTGCTACTGTGCAGAAAGGGCACTCTGCTGATCAATAACATCTTCTCCATTGTTGCTGCACTCCTTATGGGAACCTCAGAGCTAGCAAAATCCTTTGAAGTAATCATCGTTGCACGTTTTATCGTGGGAATATTTGCTGGTAAGTGAGAGGTTGGATGGCAAAAGGAGAGCAATGAATGTGTTCTTGGCTATGTAAAGAGGTTGCATTCTCACAAGGAATGGTTTCACAGGTAGCATGTTCTAGCCATGCATCCACATAAAAATGCACTACTTGCCTGAGTAACACTTGTCACCTAGAACACAgtggtggtgaggctggaggagatgtaCAGAGTAGATGAGTCTGTGATGCAGCTACCCTCTGCAATCAGCCTCTGCCTAGGTGCTGGAGCTCCAACAGCCAGGAAACCTGCTCAGAATAATCTTTTCCCAGACATCTCAAATCAGTTGGCCTGGCTTTTGTGTGCCTTTTTGCTTTTTAACATAATCCGAAACAGAAGAATCCTTCTAAATCAAAGACATGGAGGACCACAGCAGATCCAATAATCCAGTCCTGGAACTGACTGTTCTTCCTGTTGGAGGAAAGAAATGGGAAAAGGGAGAGCAAAGGGTTCAGTGCCACAGGATTTACTGCAAAGATAGGAGGAAGtcaaggagcaggctgtgcgTGGGCTGCTGGTCAAGTGGCTCTATCAGAGCCAGAGTTATGTGGAACAAAGAgacacccagcacagctgggtaCCTTGTGCAGTGGTACATAGCCAGGCTGATAAAGATCCTAACATCATTTGGGCTCAATTAATTGGCTTTGGGATAATGAGACTTACATGCTCCATGATTTATTAGTGAGTTGGGATGCCCTGTGAAGATATAATGAGAGAACAAGAAACTGACCCAGGAAAACAACTCATTCTGTAACATGCAGCATTTCAAAGCATGAGCTAAGGCAGGAAAGTTGCCTTGTCAGATGCTTTGGATCTGTCTTTTCAGTCTCCTAAGCTGGGCAGCTGTTGTATTGGTTCTCTAAATATTAAGGGAGCTGTGAAGTGTCATCCCTCTTTCCAGTTATTTATAACAGACAAAAGAATCAGGACTGGCTGTCCTGACTAGCCCTTCACAGCTTGGTCTCTCTGGAACTATGGACTTCATGTCTGGTGAGGGAAGGTGATGAGCCttgacctgctccaggctttGGAAGGATCCAAGCAAGACCTTTCcttgcagaagagcagctctaATGCTGCTAGATGTGCTGGCAGCCCCCATTGTGTGCAGAGCCCCTCTACCAGGGCTGGGTCCCCATACTCTGAGCAGTCACTCACTGCTCAGTGAGTGCAGGAGTCACGGCTAGCAGGGTTTGACCTGGGCGGTTAAAAGGCTGGTTAGAGTGTGAGCTTAAACCACTGCACCTCAGGAGTTCAGTTTGTTTTCTAGTTGCTTTGGCTTTCAGATAACAGCTCAATCACCTTTGTAGCTCCAAGCTCCTGAAGTCTAGGAACTTTAGAAATGCAAGATAAGAGCCTCACATGGTCATCTGGCACCAGGAGCTTGGGGTTTGCATGCCAGGATTTACAGCATAGGCgtgggagctggcagctcttggTGTCACTGTGGGTGACACAGAGTGATCCTCAAAATAACCTATGTCCTGCTCAAGTAGAGCTACCTACTGCAGCATGCTGATAGAAAAggtgtggagatgtggtgctgaggcacatggtttagtggtggacttgacagtgctgggttaatggttggtcttgatgatcttaaaggtcttttccagcctgaacaattctgtgactcagtgattctgtgctaTCTGTAAGATAGCAAAGCGCTCTGCAAAATATTCCTGAGCAATTAAAGGAGCAGTAAATTTTTAATAGCCAACAAGAGGTCACATCCCTCTGTCCTCATGCCAGCTTGTTTGGCCACTGATTTAATTTCTTGGTTTAGAGAAATCATGTGGGACACCAGCATCTTGCTGAAGGTAGTGAGCACACTGATGTCAGGCAGCTGCATGGCTAACACTGTTCTTTACCTCCTAGGTCTGACTTCCACTGTGGTTCCCATGTATATTGGAGAAATAGCCCCCAGAAATCTGAGAGGTGCTCTCGGGATAGTACCAGAGAGCTTCGTCACCAGTGGGATCCTTACTGCTCAGACCCTTGGTCTCAAGAGCATCCTTGGGAATGCTGAAGGTAAAGCCCTGCCTTGGGACTGCTCTGTGGGCTCCACTGGGGAAAGATTTCTGATGGTTGCCATCTTGTCTCACAGGctggcctgtgctgctggggctcactGGGATCCCATCAGTCATTCAGCTCCTTGTATTGCCCTTTTTACCTGAGAGTCCCAGGTACCTGCTGAtacagaagggcaacgaagAGCAAGCACGGAAAGGTAGAGCATCAGCCTTTACTGGAAGGGGTGGTGGAGTGGGGCAGGTCTGACTGTGGGGCACAACTGACAGCAAGCAAGTAGGAGATTCTGCACTGACACggtgctggtggatggaatTGCTGCAACGTTGCTCCTTTCTGTGCACGTGTGAATCCCTGACTTCCCCCTGTGGAAGCACTGCTGGCCATGGCTTGCATCTTGTTCTCTCTTGATTTGAAGCAGGAGAGCTCACTGCACACCTGCTGCCTGGGGTCCATAACTCATCTTCCTCTCCTGACTAGCTCTACAGAAGCTGAGAGGCAGGCCTGATGTGGATGAGGAGATAGAAGAAATGCGCCAAGAAGACCgttcagaaaaggaagaaggacaATTCACTGTCCTCAGCCTGTTCACCTTCAGAGGCTTGCGGTGGCAGCTCATCTCTGTCGTTGTCATGATGAtgggccagcagctctgtggagcgAATGCAGTGAGTGGGAAGCAACTGGGAAAGGCCAGCAGGGTGGGAAATGTGTTGTGGATGctgtgaggcagtgctgacacagAGCTAGCACCTAGGACACCTCacgttgtggtgggttgaccctGGCCAGTACCAAATCCAACAGTCACCTGTACCAGATAGAGACTCAGTAAGGATGGTTTGGATGCTTAGAGTAAGCTGCTTGTGTCTGGATCCAAACACCAACATCTCCAGGAAGGAGAGAGTTCAGTTCTTGGGCTTCTGTACACCAGTTCCAGGATGGAAAAGCAGCCAGGATGGGAttcctctgttctgcctttggtCACACATGAACACAGCTCTCGTTTTGCTGCAGGTCTTCTACTACTCAGACAGAATCTTCCGGTCAGCAGGTGTGGAAGAAAACAGCGTTCAGTATGTCTCTATCGCTATAGCTGCCACCAACGTTGTCATACCTATAATTGGTGTAAGTTTGTGTTGGGGCTTCTGGAGCTCCAGTCCTCCAGTCCCCCCAGCTACCTCTATGTAAATTGGATGATGTTATGGACACATACTGGGAGCTGCTTTACACAACAGATGCCCTGCAGTGTTGCCCAGCTGAAGGTACCTCTGTTGACCAAAGCAATCAATTCTGATGAGCTCTCATGTGCCTCAGAAGTTTTCGGTCTCTGGGTTGGTAGACCCCTTTTTGCTACCTGGTGTTACCATGTAAGCTTCTGTTCCACACAGTCCTCACTGGCATTGGATACTGATGAATGGCTTTCCCATTCTCTCAGTGGTTTTAATTGATCCAGATTTGTGCAGTTCCTGGGTCACTTCATACCTACAACCTCTCAGCATGTGGTAGAAATGTCACTGAATATCTTAGAAGACAAGGACTACCTTGGTAGACTTTGATGGAGTAAGAGGTGTTGTGTCCACTGAGTCTGGCTTCTCACCCTCTTCTCTCTGTTTCAGGTTTCCATTGTGGAATCTGTGGGGAGGAGAATCCTTCTCCTTACTGGCTTTGGATTGTGCTGTGTCTCCTGTGCAATGCTAACTCTGGCCCTCAATCTCCAGGTGTGTAGCTGAATGGCTCAGGTGATCCTCCCCATGTGTTTCTGGACCTTGGTATACTCCCTTAGTTGGAAGGTGGTTCTGGCTTTAGAATGCCTTAACACAATCACTGCCTTGAATGTGTTGGTGATGTTCAGATAGGAACCACATCTAACCCAGGATTCAATTCTTCACAGCCCACTGTCTCGTGGATGTCTTACATCAGCATAGTGTCTGTCATCGCTTACATCACTGGACAGGGGATTGGAGCTGGTAAGTACACACAGCCCAGCCGAGTGTCGCCCACACGCTGGGTAAAGCCAAGTGTTGTATTCAATTTCAGATCAAAAGCTTTCCAGAGCTGATCCAAGGagatcagatttcttctctgtGTGGCCATGCACCTTGGTGATTGCCAGCTTTTGGCTcatttatcacagaatcctttggcttggaaaagaccttgaagatcatccagcccaaccattctctgagtctgccaaggctggtgctacaccatggccctcagcacaacaactctgtggcttttaaacaaATTAAATTAGAAGCAACTCTAATGATTTTTGTGGTCCTGCAGATCCCTTTGCAGAAAGGAGGTGTGCAGATAGTTGTGGATATTGGAAAGGCTGTGTCCTGATTCAGCTTCTCAGAGTGACAGAGCTGTCTGTTTCTCTTGGAGAGCCCTGCCAGACCCTTGCTGGGTGTAGGAATGTGGGTTGAAACTCCCATAGGGGTTTCACTGGCAGATGGAATTACATACAACCTTTCCTGTTCCCTTGGTGCCATCAGGCAGGTTCAGGCACTGGGAACAAGCAGACTGCTGGAGGGGGAAGACCGGGCTGGACTGGTGGCCTGACCTGGTTTATGAGAGCATGGCCTGTTTCAGCTTGGCTGTGCCACAGGATGGCAGTGCAGGGCGTGGGCTGGAGGGCTTCTTCCAGGAGACCTCACCTCAACACGTGTTGGGCTGactccttgcttttcttttttaagcagCAGTGACTTGCTTAGTTGCTGCTCCTGGGGTGCTCTCTGGGGAGACAGTTGGTGTTTATTGATCTCATTTTGCAATTTGTGCTGCAGATAGGTTCATGATTAAGGTGCAGTCATGGGAGAGAAGAGGCTGATTGCTCAGTGTGAGCTTAGGAAAGTCATTTAGCTGCCCTGGGTTTTGTATTTAATCCCTTATTTGTTTTAGCAGTGTTTCTGAACACTGGCAGTTTACAAACCATCACCTGCTGCTGAACTGAACAGTGTCATCTAGGAATTCAGAGTGGGAGAATTGCCTTTGGGGTTT
It encodes:
- the LOC104305927 gene encoding solute carrier family 2, facilitated glucose transporter member 5-like translates to MGSRRGSEPANGEPEESGSAAWGVLYRYSLESAQPSGAVTLEDPVWPRFPTPWLCRAARSFRCPLSTVAFGSGFQFGYNTASVNSPAPCMQDFYNQTYINRTDKPMDSAFLTLLWSLTVSMYPLGGLFGCLLMWPLVKKCGRKGTLLINNIFSIVAALLMGTSELAKSFEVIIVARFIVGIFAGLTSTVVPMYIGEIAPRNLRGALGIVPESFVTSGILTAQTLGLKSILGNAEGWPVLLGLTGIPSVIQLLVLPFLPESPRYLLIQKGNEEQARKALQKLRGRPDVDEEIEEMRQEDRSEKEEGQFTVLSLFTFRGLRWQLISVVVMMMGQQLCGANAVFYYSDRIFRSAGVEENSVQYVSIAIAATNVVIPIIGIGTTSNPGFNSSQPTVSWMSYISIVSVIAYITGQGIGAGPVPYVLINEMFLQSSRPAAFMLGGCMHWLGYFALGIVFLYMEAALGPYCFLIFSAVCLATVVYIFFIIPETKNKTFMEIYKMMAKRNKVEIQEDKEEVMDFDAVSVFMFIQEDAKAIAWAVPVQVEEGAAPPLPHHHAHEPASGSRRRESMRTP